In the genome of Synechococcus sp. CB0101, the window CCGAAGGCTCCCTCAATCCCGCTCCTGCAGCTATCCGCGATCCCAACCGCTGGTGGAGCTACGGCGCGGCCCTCGATCCGGGGCTCGTGGTGATCACCCCGGCGATGGAAGGCGACACCGGCCTCGATGAAGCGGGTCCATTGCCATTGGCGGAAGACGGCCGCTTCCCCGAAGCCGCCAAGCACTTCGTGGACCACCTCAAAGCCCAGGGTGCCGCCTGCAGCACCAGCGCCATGGCCACCGCCATGTCCGCCGGCAGCAGCAACAGCGACGGCGATGCAAGCGCCCCAGCCAGCGCCAGCAGCTGAACGCGATGGCGAAACCCCGCCGCAGGCGCCTGCGCCGTCTCGCCGTTGGGCAGGCAGCCGCCCCCTGGCTCACGCCGGGCAAACAACACCTGGCCCGCTGCATCCTGAGCTCCTTTGAGCGGGCCTTCGGCCGGCCGCTCCTCGCCGGCGGCGATGGCGCCGGAAGCCCACATGCCCCCCAGGAGCTGTTCGCGGCCGACACGGTGGTGCTCGCCCACGACGGCAGCACCGATCCAGCGCTGATCTATGCCAACGCCGCTGCGCTGCAGCTGTGGGAACGCAGCTGGGCCGAGATGATCGGCATGCCCTCAGGGCTCACCGCGGAACCGCAGGAGCGCGCCGGGCGGGCCCGCATGCTCGCCACCGCCCTGCAGCAACACGCCAGCGAGGGGTATACCGGCGTGCGCATCAGCAAAAGCGGTCGCCGCTTTCAGATTCACAACGCCCGCCTCTGGACCCTCTGGGGCCCCGGTGATCAGCCCTGCGGACAAGCCGCAGCGTTCAGCAGCTGGTGGTGGCTGTAAGCCTCTGTTCGGCTCTCGCGAAAACCCTGGTGTAGCAGCCGAACCGAGGGTGTGAGCACCGCACCTTGAGGGTCGGTTCTTGCACTCCTAGCGATCAATCAGGCCAAGCACATTGGCGTTGCGGGTGAACACCCCGCACCCGCACATCCTGGAGGACCAGACATGCTCACCCTTCGTCAATCTGCCTTCGATCGCCTCGAGACCGATCTGTTCAAGCGCCTCGAGCAACAGATCCAAACCGCCGAGCGCGTGCCCGCCGCTGAAGTGCACGAAACCGAAACCGCCTACAGCATCTGCCTGGAATTGCCCGGCGTCGCCCGCGACTCGATCGACGTGAAAGCCACCGATCGCAACCTGGTGATCAGCGCCGAACGCCGCGCCCCCCAGCCCGAAAGCAACGAAGCAACCAGCGCCGCCCTACTGAGCGAGATCCGCTATGGCACCTGGAGCCGCAGCTTCCGCTTCCCCTCGGGCATCGATCGCGAAGCCGTCCAGGCCGTCTACCGCGACGGTCTGCTCACGGTGGAGGTGCCCAAAGCCCAGACCCTCACCAGCGTGAGCGTGAAGGTGGAGGGCTGACTCAGACAAGGCGGCACGCCGCCAACACCGAGATCACACCAAACGAGACGGGACCCAGCCTCGGCCTCAGTGCCGGGGCTTTTTGCTGGGGGTTACGCGGCCGCACGACCCGAACCCTGATACCGAGAGCCCTTCCTACAGTTGCCGCCAACCGCGCGCGGACCCATGGCTGAGACGGCTGTAGCGAGCACACCCCGCCTGAGCCTGCAGTGCGAGGCGATCGGGGCCGACACCACCACGATCCGTTCGCTCGATTGGGACCGCAGCCGCTTTGACATTGAGTTCGGCCTGCGCAACGGCACCACCTACAACAGCTTCCTGGTGCGGGGCGAGCGCACCGCGCTGATCGACAGCAGCCACCTCAAGTTCGAGAGCACCTGGCTGCCGGTGCTGCAGGAGCAGATCGATCCCAAGGCGATCGATCACCTGATCGTGAGCCACACCGAACCCGACCACTCAGGTCTGATCGGGCATCTGATCGATCTCAACCCAGACATCGAGATCGTGGGCTCCAAGGTGGCGATTCAGTTCCTGGAAAACCAGGTGCACCGCCCCTTCAAAAGCCGGGCGGTGAAAAGCGGGGAAGAGCTCGATCTGGGCACCAACCCGGAAAGCGGCGTGCAGCACCGCTTCGAGTTTTTGAGCGCACCCAACCTGCACTGGCCGGACACGATCTTCTCCTTCGATCACGGCACCGGCATCCTCTACACCTGCGACGCCTTCGGCCTGCACTACTGCTCCGACGACGTCTTCGATGTGGACCCGGGCGCCATCGCGCCGGACTTCCGCTTCTATTACGACTGCCTGATGGGCCCCAACGCCCGCAGCGTGCTCCAGGCGATGAAGCGCATGGACGCGCTGCCGGCGATCAACACCATTGCCGTGGGCCATGGGCCTCTGCTGCGCGAGCACCTGAGCCTCTGGCTCTCCGACTACCGCGAGTGGAGCGAGGGCCGCAGCAAGGGCGAGGCCTATGCCGCCGTTTGCTACGTGAGCCAATACGGCTTCTGTGATCGCCTCAGCCAGGCCATCGCCCGCGGTATCGGCAAGGCGGAAGCTCAAGTGCAGCTGGTGGACCTGCGCGCCACCGATGCCCAGGAGCTGAGTGCGCTGATCGGTGAAGCCAGCGCCGTGGTGGTGCCCACCTGGCCCGCCAATCCCGATGCCGAGCTGCAGGCTTCGATCGGCACCCTGCTGGCAGCCTTGCAACCCAAGCAATGGGTGGCCACCTACGACGCCTACGGCGGCAACGACGAACCGATCGACACCGTGGCCTCACAGCTGCGCAGCCTCGGCCAGAAGGAAGCCTTCGAACCGTTGCGCATCCGCCAGGTGCCCGACGGGAATGATTACCAGCGCTGCGAAGAAGCCGGCACCGACCTCGGCCAGCTGCTCACCCGCGCCAAAACAATCGCGGCGATGAAAGCCCTCGATGGCGACCTCGACAAAGCCCTCGGGCGCCTCTCCGGCGGCCTCTATGTGGTGACAGCCCGCCAGGAGGAGCGGGCCTCCGCGATGGTGGCCAGCTGGGTGAGCCAGGCCAGCTTTGATCCGCCCGGCATCACCGTTGCCGTGGCCAAAGACCGCGCCATCGAAGCGCTGATGCAGGTGGGCGATCGCTTCGTGCTCAACATCCTGCGAGAAGACAACCATCAGCCGCTGCTGCGCCATTTCCTCAAGCGCTTCCCGCCCGGCGCCGATCGCTTCGCCGGCGTAGCCACCCTCGAGGGCGTGGCGGCGGGCGGCCCGGTGCTCGGTGATGCGCTGGCGTTCCTGGGCTGCCGCGTGCAGCAGCGCATGGAAGGGCCCGACCACTGGATCATCTACGCCGAAGTGGAGCAGGGCAACGTGGCCGACACCGAAGCCTCCACCGCCGTGCACCACCGCAAAGTGGGGAACCACTACTAGTGACTAATTTGCCCTTGTGATCGCCCAGAAGCACTGGTATCATTAGGTTCATGCCAGCAAAGTCAGTCAGGGGCACTAGGTAAAACCAAGTAAGACACCCTGACGCCCAGGAACTGGGTCAGATCATCTGGCGAAAAAACAGTCAAAAGTTTTTGCCACCACCGCCGCCCATCAACAGAGAGCAGGTTGAGGTTCTGACCTCGCTGCTGGACAGCAAGGGACTAGATGCTGGCGACCTGCTGGACGCCATCAAGATGCTTGCTGATGCCAAGGCAAAGGCAGGCAAAGTCCCGTCTCCTGACGAGCAGGGGATGAAGTTGGTAGGAGACAAAGAATTCCTGTATGCAGGTTTCACTGATGCCTGGATCTACAGGAACAACAAGACGCAAGGGAGGAACTACTACCTACGGGTCAAGGAAAAAGGAAAGACACCATTCATAAAGTCATTAGACACGCCAGATCGCAGTGAGGCACTGGTTCGTGGTCGTTTGCTCTACCAGGAAGTCAAAGGGAAGATCAACAGAGGGGAGAAGTCCAGATCGCTCATTACATTAAAACTGATAGAGAAGTATCTGAAGTCAGAAGCGAAGAAGATTTCACCAGTCCCAAAAGCAGGTATCACTGCAGAGACATACGCAGTAAAGAAGGGATACCTGAAGATTTGGCAGACATTTATTGACGAGAAGAAGTTATCAGCAAGACCTATTGAACAGATACCCAGAGAGATAGGAAAAGAATTTCCATACTGGGTGCAATCTCAACAAAAACAAGCTTACAAGAGCAAACCATACTCACATGCCTACATCAACTCTGCAGTTGTAGAGGTGAAATCCATGTATCACAAGTATGCCCTAGAAAATAGATACATTTCACTGGAGAATATTCCTGCCTTTGAAAGGTTACGAGTTCAACCTGACAGCACACACAAAAGGGATCTCCTCACAGAAGAAGAGTGGTTGAAACTGACGACCTACATGAGGACGAATGCCTACCTAAAACCAGAAGGCAGGACCAATCTAGAGAGATGCAAAAGGCAGATCTTTAGGGAATACATGCTGATTGCATACAACACTGGAGCACGACCTAACGAGTTGATGACGATGACATGGGGAGATGTTCGCATCAATCCTCAAGACACACCCGAGCATCAAGAGGTGATGCGGTTACTGCAGGTCAGAGCAGAGAACTCAAAGACAGGCAGATCGCGATGGATCAACGCACCTGTTGCCCGTCGCCTGCAACGCCTTCAGAGAGCTTATGAAGACATCGGGATGACCTGCGAACCTAGCGACTACCTGTTCAGAAACCCAACCTGGGAACGTCAAACAAAAAACATTCCATGGGGACAACCAGCACTGACAAGACGATTGGCAAATGTCCTGGAATGGTCGGGCATCCAAAAAGAACTAGACAAAACAAATAGAAAGATTGTTCTCTACAGTCAAAGGCATTTCTATGTCACTCTGCGATTGAGGAATGGAATGAATATACATTTGCTAGCAAAGAATATCGGCAGTTCAGTTCTATACATAGAAAAAAACTACAGTCATGTCCAGATTGAGAGCAACACAGACAAGATCACACAAGGAATGGCAAAGGTGAAGTCCCTAGAAGAAACAGATTGATCACGGCAGGGTCGGCAACGATTGCCGCCCCTCTCAAATTGAGCTATTTTCGCAACAGTGGAAAAGTTCTGATGAAGATGATTGCAGAGGTGATCACACTGCATGACGACCATCAAGTAACTGAAGTTGATGTCAGCAAGATCAGAACAAGGTTTCGTCTGAGGACACCTAAGGAAGAAAAGATATCAGAACTAGCACTGAGCATTAAATTATGCGGATTGATCAATCCCATAACAATAGACAGTGAATATTTTCTGCTAGCAGGTTTTCATAGATGGTCTGCATACAAAATGTTGGGATACAAAACAATCCCATGCATCATTCAAGACACGTCAAAACTCAAGGGCGAGTTGATTGAGATAGAAGAGAACATATCCAGAACTGAGTTAGATGCGATTGAAACTGCGGAGCATATTGAACGGAGAGAGGAAATCCTGAATGACCTTGGAGTAAGGATGAAGAACGGAGGCAATCAATATTCAGAGGGGATGATCACTACTCCTCAACTGGCAAAGCAGCTGGGAATGAGTGATCGCACATATCGGATGAAACGAGAAGTGATCAACCTGTCCCCTGAGGTTCGTGATCTCCTCAAAGGGACAGAGTTTGCAAAGGTTCTTACCGACATGCACAAACTCTCCAAGCAGTCGGATGCTATTCAGTTGAAGGTTGCAAACCTGCTGATCACAGGAAAGCATAGAACCTTCAAACGAGCATTCACAATCGCCTCTCTAGAGGACTGGGATCGTCGTAGGGGTGATCGTGGTGTTGATTTTGATGTGAAGGGCAGATGGGGCATACCACAGTCAATCATGGAGTTCAAGAAGTCCAACATCCATTTGCAGAAGTTGGTGGAACTGATCAACAAGTCAGATGAGGTGGAAATCAATAAAAGGAAACTTCATTTCGGGACT includes:
- a CDS encoding ParB N-terminal domain-containing protein — encoded protein: MIAEVITLHDDHQVTEVDVSKIRTRFRLRTPKEEKISELALSIKLCGLINPITIDSEYFLLAGFHRWSAYKMLGYKTIPCIIQDTSKLKGELIEIEENISRTELDAIETAEHIERREEILNDLGVRMKNGGNQYSEGMITTPQLAKQLGMSDRTYRMKREVINLSPEVRDLLKGTEFAKVLTDMHKLSKQSDAIQLKVANLLITGKHRTFKRAFTIASLEDWDRRRGDRGVDFDVKGRWGIPQSIMEFKKSNIHLQKLVELINKSDEVEINKRKLHFGTSEIPNYMMLADHAEFLVQYYTKENDLILENMMGRGTNVLAALYHKRRVVGIDCNPANVNKVREVCEKYFTEQSGDFDLHLADGITLEKWSDQSEVFDACISDTPYVFQAEDYGCSDWDIGKLDNDAFFEKIDTMMGNLSRLIRRSNYDIKSFHPIILKVGSGRRGAGGIVDMDYEFQRIAKQYNLVLWDKMHNRLDNVWGNLNAVRNYKHSYVQKSHETNLCWVRFDEL
- a CDS encoding Hsp20/alpha crystallin family protein — encoded protein: MLTLRQSAFDRLETDLFKRLEQQIQTAERVPAAEVHETETAYSICLELPGVARDSIDVKATDRNLVISAERRAPQPESNEATSAALLSEIRYGTWSRSFRFPSGIDREAVQAVYRDGLLTVEVPKAQTLTSVSVKVEG
- a CDS encoding site-specific integrase encodes the protein MPPPPPINREQVEVLTSLLDSKGLDAGDLLDAIKMLADAKAKAGKVPSPDEQGMKLVGDKEFLYAGFTDAWIYRNNKTQGRNYYLRVKEKGKTPFIKSLDTPDRSEALVRGRLLYQEVKGKINRGEKSRSLITLKLIEKYLKSEAKKISPVPKAGITAETYAVKKGYLKIWQTFIDEKKLSARPIEQIPREIGKEFPYWVQSQQKQAYKSKPYSHAYINSAVVEVKSMYHKYALENRYISLENIPAFERLRVQPDSTHKRDLLTEEEWLKLTTYMRTNAYLKPEGRTNLERCKRQIFREYMLIAYNTGARPNELMTMTWGDVRINPQDTPEHQEVMRLLQVRAENSKTGRSRWINAPVARRLQRLQRAYEDIGMTCEPSDYLFRNPTWERQTKNIPWGQPALTRRLANVLEWSGIQKELDKTNRKIVLYSQRHFYVTLRLRNGMNIHLLAKNIGSSVLYIEKNYSHVQIESNTDKITQGMAKVKSLEETD
- a CDS encoding diflavin flavoprotein; this encodes MAETAVASTPRLSLQCEAIGADTTTIRSLDWDRSRFDIEFGLRNGTTYNSFLVRGERTALIDSSHLKFESTWLPVLQEQIDPKAIDHLIVSHTEPDHSGLIGHLIDLNPDIEIVGSKVAIQFLENQVHRPFKSRAVKSGEELDLGTNPESGVQHRFEFLSAPNLHWPDTIFSFDHGTGILYTCDAFGLHYCSDDVFDVDPGAIAPDFRFYYDCLMGPNARSVLQAMKRMDALPAINTIAVGHGPLLREHLSLWLSDYREWSEGRSKGEAYAAVCYVSQYGFCDRLSQAIARGIGKAEAQVQLVDLRATDAQELSALIGEASAVVVPTWPANPDAELQASIGTLLAALQPKQWVATYDAYGGNDEPIDTVASQLRSLGQKEAFEPLRIRQVPDGNDYQRCEEAGTDLGQLLTRAKTIAAMKALDGDLDKALGRLSGGLYVVTARQEERASAMVASWVSQASFDPPGITVAVAKDRAIEALMQVGDRFVLNILREDNHQPLLRHFLKRFPPGADRFAGVATLEGVAAGGPVLGDALAFLGCRVQQRMEGPDHWIIYAEVEQGNVADTEASTAVHHRKVGNHY
- a CDS encoding MEKHLA domain-containing protein, which translates into the protein MAKPRRRRLRRLAVGQAAAPWLTPGKQHLARCILSSFERAFGRPLLAGGDGAGSPHAPQELFAADTVVLAHDGSTDPALIYANAAALQLWERSWAEMIGMPSGLTAEPQERAGRARMLATALQQHASEGYTGVRISKSGRRFQIHNARLWTLWGPGDQPCGQAAAFSSWWWL